In Streptomyces sp. 71268, the DNA window CCCGCGTCGTGGCCGGCGCCCCGGCCCGTACGCCGGTCCGCCCCCCGGCCCGCTTCGCCGGCAGCGCGCTCGCCCGCCGCCAGCAGCGCGGTCCAGGACGCGTCGCCGAGGTGCACGACCTCGCGCAGGTCGGGGCACGCGGCCCGCGCCGCGCGCACCACGGCCCGGCAGTCGGTGCCCCGGTACTCACTGGCGGCGACGAGGACGCTGGTCCCCGACTGCCGGAGCGCGTACGCCAACTCGTCCGCCCCGTAGGCCGGGTTGAGGCTGACCAGGATGGCGCCGACGCGGGCGGCGGCGAGCTGTACCAGCACCCATTCGGCGCTGCTCGGCGCCCAGATGCCGACGCGCTCGCCCGCCGCCACGCCGTACGCGAGCAGCCCGCGGGCGACCTCGGCCACCGAGGCGTCCAGTTCGGCGTAGCTCCAGCGGCGGCCACTGGCCGCCTCCACCAGCGCCTCGCGGTCGCCGTGCCGGCTGGTGGTCTCGGCCAGCGCCGCGCCGATCGTCTGCCCGGTCAGCGTCAGTTCGCCGCCGGGGCTGCTCGCGTACGAGAGGGTCATCGTCAGCTGGCCCTCTCGGCGACCGAGCGGCGCGGGGCCGGGGCGGCGGGCTCGACGGGTGGCGCGGGCCGCTGCGGGGCCAGGGCCCGGGCGACCTCGTCGCGCAGCTCCACCTTGCGGACCTTGCCGCTGACCGTCATCGGGAAGGACTCGACCACGCGCAGGTAGCGGGGCACCTTGTAGTGCGCGAGGCGGCCCCGGCAGAAGCGGGCCAGCTCGTCGCGGGTGAGCGGGTTGGCCGGGTCGCGCAGGATGACGCAGGCGGCGATCTCCTCCCCGTACTTCTCGTCCGGCACGCCCACCACCTGCACGTCGGCGATCTTCGGGTGGGAGTAGAGGAACTCCTCGATCTCGCGCGGGTACACGTTCTCGCCACCCCGGATGATCATGTCCTTGATCCGGCCGACGATCTGCACGTACCCGTCCTCGCGCAGCACCGCCAGGTCCCCGGTGTGCATCCAGCGCGCCGAGTCGATCACCTCGGCCGTGCGCTCGGGCTGCTCCCAGTAGCCGAGCATCACCGAGTAGCCGCGGGTGCACAGCTCGCCGGCCTCGCCACGGGGCAGGGTCACGCCGGTGGCCGGGTCGACCACCTTGACCTCGATGTGCGGCATCACCCGCCCGACGGTGGCGGTGCGGCGCTCCAGGTCGTCGTCGACCCGGGTCTGGGTGGAGACCGGCGACGTCTCGGTCATGCCGTACGCGATGGCGACCTCGGCCATGTGCATCTCGGCGACCACCCGTCGCATGACCTCCACCGGACACGGCGAGCCGGCCATGATGCCGGTGCGCAGCGTGGTCAGGTCGTAGGTGGCGAAGTCGGGGAGGTTCAGCTCGGCGATGAACATCGTCGGCACCCCGTACAGCGACGTGCACCGCTCCCGCTCGACCGCGTGCAGGGTGGCGACGGGGTCGAAGGACGGGGCGGGGATGACCACGCAGGCGCCGTGGCTGGTGGCGGCGAGGTTGCCCATGACCATGCCGAAGCAGTGGTAGAAGGGCACCGGCACGCAGATCCGGTCGCGCTCGGTGTAGTTGATCAACTCGCCCACGAAGAAGCCGTTGTTGAGGATGTTGTGGTGGGAGAGCGTCGCGCCCTTGGGGAAGCCGGTGGTGCCCGAGGTGTACTGGATGTTCACCGGGTCGTCGCAGCTCAACTGGGCCTGGCGGGCGGCGAGCCGCTCCGGCGCGACGGCGGCTCCGGCGCGCACCAGGCCGTCCCAGGTCGGGTCGCCGATGTAGACGACGTCGCGCAGCGCCTTGCAGTCGGCGCGGACCTGCTCGACCATGCGCCGGTAGTCGCTGGTCTTGTGCTCGATCGAGGAGACCAGGACCTGGATGCCGGCCTGTTCGAGCACGTAGCGCAGCTCGTGGACGCGGTAGGCCGGGTTGATGTTGACCATGATCGCGCCGATCCGGGCCGCCGCGTACTGCACCAGCACCCACTCCGGGCAGTTGATCGCCCAGATGCCGACCCGGTCGCCCTTGCCGACGCCCTTGGCCATCAGGCCACGGGCGACCCCGTCCACCGCCTGCCCGAACTCGGTGTACGTCCAGCGCCGCCCGCTGGCCATGTCCACCAGCGCCTCGCGGTCCCCGAAGCGGGCGATGGCCGCGTCGAGGTTGGCCCCGATGGTCTCGCCGAGCAGCGGCGAGTCACCGGCGCCGCTGGCGTACGACAGGGCGGGTGGCGACTGGCCCGACTCCACGCGCCCGGGGGTCAGCGTCTGGCCGGCGGCGGCCTCGGGGTGTCGCTCGGCGGCCGGTCGCGCGGCGGTGCCCGCGTCCTGGCCCGTACTGGCCGGCGCCGCGCCGGTGGTGGCGGGCTCGGTGCTCTGACTGCTGGTGGCGGGGCCGGTCATGAGGACTCCTCACGGTATTCGGCGGCGCCGCCCCCCTGGGCGGTACGCTCGCGCAGCTCGATGCGGCGGATCTTGCCGGAAACGGTCTTGGGCAGCTCGGCGAACTCGATGCGGCGCACCCGCTTGTAGGGCGCGAGCACCGCGCGCGAGTGCGCGAACAGCTCCTTCGCGGTCTCGGGCCCCGGCTCCCAGCCCTCGGCGAGCACCACGTACGCCTTCGGCACGGCGAGCCGCACCGGGTCGGGCGCGGGCACCACGGCGGCCTCGGCCACGGCCTCGTGTTCGAGCAGCGCGCTCTCCAGCTCGAACGGCGAGATCTTGTAGTCGGACGCCTTGAACACGTCGTCGGCCCGCCCCACGTACGTGATGTAGCCCTCCGCGTCACGCGCGCCGATGTCCCC includes these proteins:
- a CDS encoding AMP-binding protein, giving the protein MTGPATSSQSTEPATTGAAPASTGQDAGTAARPAAERHPEAAAGQTLTPGRVESGQSPPALSYASGAGDSPLLGETIGANLDAAIARFGDREALVDMASGRRWTYTEFGQAVDGVARGLMAKGVGKGDRVGIWAINCPEWVLVQYAAARIGAIMVNINPAYRVHELRYVLEQAGIQVLVSSIEHKTSDYRRMVEQVRADCKALRDVVYIGDPTWDGLVRAGAAVAPERLAARQAQLSCDDPVNIQYTSGTTGFPKGATLSHHNILNNGFFVGELINYTERDRICVPVPFYHCFGMVMGNLAATSHGACVVIPAPSFDPVATLHAVERERCTSLYGVPTMFIAELNLPDFATYDLTTLRTGIMAGSPCPVEVMRRVVAEMHMAEVAIAYGMTETSPVSTQTRVDDDLERRTATVGRVMPHIEVKVVDPATGVTLPRGEAGELCTRGYSVMLGYWEQPERTAEVIDSARWMHTGDLAVLREDGYVQIVGRIKDMIIRGGENVYPREIEEFLYSHPKIADVQVVGVPDEKYGEEIAACVILRDPANPLTRDELARFCRGRLAHYKVPRYLRVVESFPMTVSGKVRKVELRDEVARALAPQRPAPPVEPAAPAPRRSVAERAS